GCCATTCCGCCTTGGATTATGGGATATTTGATCCCCAAAAGTTTGGTAAGCCTGTTTCCCATCTTAAAAACACCCCTCTTCAAAAAATACAAACGCCCGCGGACAAAACCGCCCGCAGGCGCAAAAAGCATCCCGCCTGTGTTTATGGTAGCCTCTTGTCATTATACCGCAAAAAGCCCCTTTTTAATAGATAAGCTTGTTCGCGATGACCAATCGCTGGATTTGGTTGGTGCCCTCGTATATTTGCATTATTTTCGCGTCGCGCATATATTTTTCGGCGGGATATTCCTTGGAATAGCCGTACCCACCCATGATTTGCAGCGCGTTGGTGGTAACCTCCATCGCCGTATCCGACGCGTAGCATTTGGCGATGGCGGCTTCTTTGGAAAACTCCAGGCCGTGATCGCGCAGCCAGCAGGCTTTTAAAACCAGCAGCCTTGCTGCTTCCACGCGCATGGCCATGTCGGCGAGCATGGCTTGCACCAGTTGGAAAGAGGCGATCGGCTGGCCGAACTGCCGCCGTTCTTTAGAATATTTTACCGCCGCGTCAAGCGCGGCCTGCGCCAGCCCGACCGACACGGCGCCGACAAACGGCCTTGCCGCGTCGAGAGTGTTCATGGCGATCCGGAAGCCTTCGCCTTCGCGGCCCAAGCGTCTGCTTTCCGGCAAGCGCACGTTATCCAGTATGAGCTCGCAAGTGGTGGAAGCGCGTATTCCCATTTTGTCCTCTTTTTTGCCGAAAGAAAACCCCGGCGTGCCTTTGGGCACTATGAAGG
This window of the Acidaminococcales bacterium genome carries:
- a CDS encoding acyl-CoA dehydrogenase family protein, which translates into the protein MDFSLSPEQLEFRKLVAELVEKEIKPYAAEMDREGAMRPELIKKLGDTGLLNLIVPEEFGGAGLDGVTISVIYEELGKGCAGVATSVAANSLATYPVLLRGTEEQKKYHFDLLNEGKFAAFALTEPNAGSDAGSVATGAVKDGSHYVLNGTKTFITNGGIADVYLVFANTRKSAGIRGLTAFIVPKGTPGFSFGKKEDKMGIRASTTCELILDNVRLPESRRLGREGEGFRIAMNTLDAARPFVGAVSVGLAQAALDAAVKYSKERRQFGQPIASFQLVQAMLADMAMRVEAARLLVLKACWLRDHGLEFSKEAAIAKCYASDTAMEVTTNALQIMGGYGYSKEYPAEKYMRDAKIMQIYEGTNQIQRLVIANKLIY